One Pecten maximus chromosome 16, xPecMax1.1, whole genome shotgun sequence DNA window includes the following coding sequences:
- the LOC117314601 gene encoding uncharacterized protein LOC117314601 — MPYTVTIAVRISTRATIGPLSCPSIGPLSGHYRASIGQLSGHYRATIGPLSGHYRATIGLLSGHLSGHYRATYRGHLSGHYRATIGPLSGHYRATIGPLSGHYRATYRATIGPLSGHLSGHYRATIELPIEPLSSHLTGPSIGPLSSHLSSHYRATIGPLSCPSIGPLSGHYRATIEPPIEPLSGHYRATIEPLSGHYRVHLSGHYRATIGLLSGNYRATIGPLSGHYRATIGPLSGHYRATIGLLSGHLSGHYRATYRGHLSGHYRATIGPLSGHYRATIGPLSGHLSGHYRATIGPSIGPLSSHYRATYRATIEPPNGAIYRATIEPPIEPLSGHYRVHLSGHYRATIEPLLSHLSSHYRATIEPLLSHYRATIVSIYRATIGPLSGFYRATIGPLSGHYRATIGPLSGHYRAIIGPSIGPLSSHLSGPPIWPLSGHYRATIGPLSGHYRATYRATIGPLSGHLSGHYRATIELPIEPLSSHLTGPSIGPLSGHYRVHLSGHYRATIEPLLSHLSSHYRATIEPLLSHYRATIVSIYRATIGPLSGHYRAIIGPSIGPLSSHLSGPPIWPLSGHYRATIGPLSGHYRATIGPLSGHYRATIEPLLSHLSSHYRATIEPLLSHYRATIVSIYRATIGPLSGHYRATIGLLSGHLSGHYRATYRGHLSGHYRATIGPLSGHYRATIGPLSGHYRATYRATIGPLSGHLSGHYRATIELPIEPLSSHLTGPSIGPLSSHYRATIEPLSGHYRATYRGHLSGHYRATIGPLLSHYRATIEPPIGAIYWATIKPLSGHY, encoded by the exons ATGCCGTACACTGTCACTATAGCCGTAAGAATCAGCACGCGGG CCACTATCGGGCCACTATCGTGTCCATCTATCGGGCCACTATCGGGCCACTATCGGGCTTCTATCGGGCAACTATCGGGCCACTATCGGGCCACTATCGGGCCACTATCGGGCCACTATCGGGCCACTATCGGGCTATTATCGGGCCATCTATCGGGCCATTATCGAGCCACCTATCGGGGCCACCTATCTGGCCACTATCGGGCCACTATCGGGCCACTATCGGGCCACTATCGGGCCACTATCGGGCCACTATCGGGCCACTATCGGGCCACCTATCGGGCCACTATCGGGCCACTATCGGGCCATCTATCGGGCCACTATCGAGCCACTATCGAGCTACCTATCGAGCCACTATCGAGCCACCTAACGGGGCCATCTATCGGGCCACTATCGAGCCACCTATCGAGCCACTATCGGGCCACTATCGGGCCACTATCGTGTCCATCTATCGGGCCACTATCGGGCCACTATCGAGCCACTATTGAGCCACCTATCGAGCCACTATCGGGCCACTATCGAGCCACTATTGAGCCACTATCGGGCCACTATCGTGTCCATCTATCGGGCCACTATCGGGCCACTATCGGGCTTCTATCGGGCAACTATCGGGCCACTATCGGGCCACTATCGGGCCACTATCGGGCCACTATCGGGCCACTATCGGGCCACTATCGGGCCACTATCGGGCTATTATCGGGCCATCTATCGGGCCATTATCGAGCCACCTATCGGGGCCACCTATCTGGCCACTATCGGGCCACTATCGGGCCACTATCGGGCCACTATCGGGCCACTATCGGGCCACTATCGGGCCACCTATCGGGCCACTATCGGGCCACTATCGGGCCATCTATCGGGCCACTATCGAGCCACTATCGAGCTACCTATCGAGCCACTATCGAGCCACCTAACGGGGCCATCTATCGGGCCACTATCGAGCCACCTATCGAGCCACTATCGGGCCACTATCGTGTCCATCTATCGGGCCACTATCGGGCCACTATCGAGCCACTATTGAGCCACCTATCGAGCCACTATCGGGCCACTATCGAGCCACTATTGAGCCACTATCGGGCCACTATCGTGTCCATCTATCGGGCCACTATCGGGCCACTATCGGGCTTCTATCGGGCAACTATCGGGCCACTATCGGGCCACTATCGGGCCACTATCGGGCCACTATCGGGCCACTATCGGGCTATTATCGGGCCATCTATCGGGCCATTATCGAGCCACCTATCGGGGCCACCTATCTGGCCACTATCGGGCCACTATCGGGCCACTATCGGGCCACTATCGGGCCACTATCGGGCCACCTATCGGGCCACTATCGGGCCACTATCGGGCCATCTATCGGGCCACTATCGAGCCACTATCGAGCTACCTATCGAGCCACTATCGAGCCACCTAACGGGGCCATCTATCGGGCCACTATCGGGCCACTATCGTGTCCATCTATCGGGCCACTATCGGGCCACTATCGAGCCACTATTGAGCCACCTATCGAGCCACTATCGGGCCACTATCGAGCCACTATTGAGCCACTATCGGGCCACTATCGTGTCCATCTATCGGGCCACTATCGGGCCACTATCGGGCCACTATCGGGCTATTATCGGGCCATCTATCGGGCCATTATCGAGCCACCTATCGGGGCCACCTATCTGGCCACTATCGGGCCACTATCGGGCCACTATCGGGCCACTATCGGGCCACTATCGGGCCACTATCGGGCCACTATCGGGCCACTATCGGGCCACTATCGAGCCACTATTGAGCCACCTATCGAGCCACTATCGGGCCACTATCGAGCCACTATTGAGCCACTATCGGGCCACTATCGTGTCCATCTATCGGGCCACTATCGGGCCACTATCGGGCCACTATCGGGCCACTATCGGGCTATTATCGGGCCATCTATCGGGCCATTATCGAGCCACCTATCGGGGCCACCTATCTGGCCACTATCGGGCCACTATCGGGCCACTATCGGGCCACTATCGGGCCACTATCGGGCCACTATCGGGCCACTATCGGGCCACCTATCGGGCCACTATCGGGCCACTATCGGGCCATCTATCGGGCCACTATCGAGCCACTATCGAGCTACCTATCGAGCCACTATCGAGCCACCTAACGGGGCCATCTATCGGGCCACTATCAAGCCACTATCGGGCCACTATTGAGCCACTATCGGGCCACTATCGAGCCACCTATCGGGGCCATCTATCGGGCCACTATCGAGCCACTATCGGGCCACTATTGAGCCACTATCGGGCCACTATCGAGCCACCTATCGGAGCCATCTATTGGGCCACTATCAAGCCACTATCGGGCCACTATTGA